The Psychromonas sp. MME1 genome window below encodes:
- a CDS encoding DUF2989 domain-containing protein, with the protein MITQTIKFIFGLVTLFAIISCNPFSHDSLSRICDSDPELCADLHTLTDCRFQRTHLIRARYYDKREPSSDHTRQLLDRLDEYESCIELTLSLQFTRNQGRKQARVENYLTTKNLMKNELKKIKNTEDPILAYYLWTHYQDLKAKQVFLNAARKEGVTDRKLLTKLAIYYSKFDPQQALALFYNALRESNSYKDIPDSTFVYIMTIYYQAQDFEKAYIWALLAISKEAMKAQDEQQLEYINLDLILQKGLINGKKLITNEMALQEQANIYKKKLMEGKFSEYPETLIK; encoded by the coding sequence ATGATTACCCAAACCATCAAATTTATTTTTGGACTAGTTACTCTCTTCGCTATTATCTCCTGTAACCCATTTTCACATGATAGTTTATCGCGTATTTGTGATAGTGATCCTGAACTATGTGCAGATCTACATACATTAACCGATTGCCGTTTCCAACGAACACATCTGATTCGTGCTCGTTATTATGACAAAAGAGAGCCTTCTTCAGACCATACTCGTCAGCTTTTAGACCGTCTTGATGAGTATGAATCATGTATAGAATTAACACTTTCATTACAATTCACACGCAATCAAGGACGCAAACAAGCACGCGTCGAAAATTATCTTACGACTAAAAATCTAATGAAAAATGAGTTAAAAAAAATTAAAAATACAGAGGATCCCATTCTTGCTTACTATCTTTGGACGCATTATCAGGATTTAAAAGCAAAACAAGTTTTTTTAAACGCTGCACGTAAAGAAGGCGTAACAGACCGTAAATTGTTAACCAAGCTTGCCATCTATTATAGTAAATTTGACCCACAACAAGCATTAGCACTATTTTATAATGCGCTACGAGAAAGTAACTCATACAAAGATATACCTGATAGTACATTTGTTTATATTATGACCATTTATTACCAAGCACAGGATTTTGAAAAAGCTTACATATGGGCACTACTTGCAATAAGCAAAGAAGCGATGAAAGCACAAGATGAACAGCAACTGGAATATATAAATCTAGATCTTATTTTGCAAAAAGGACTTATCAATGGAAAGAAACTAATAACCAATGAAATGGCATTACAAGAGCAAGCTAATATCTATAAAAAGAAACTGATGGAAGGTAAGTTTAGCGAATATCCTGAAACACTCATTAAATAA